TCGTGCTTCGGGCATTCGTCGGTCCCCTTCTCGGCCGGTGCCATGCAGGCCGGGGTGGGGGGCCGGGTGTCGAGGCCCCCACGGCGGCGGACGAGAGCCTCCAGGAGAGCTCCCGTCATTTTGCTCAACACCGACGCCGCCAACTTCCGGGCGATGGTCCAACACTTCACCGGGCTATCGTCCGAGCCGTATTCTCCGGCCAATCAGCCCGGCGGCCGGTCAGCAATCAAGTTGGGTCCCAGCTTCCATGATGCCGTCCTCGAGACGATGACGGCGTACTCGGAGAAACGCTTCCAACCCCAGTGGCAACAACAGCGATATCCTGAGGCAATGTTTAGCCTTCACAGTAACAGAAACAGCGGTAGCGATGCGCTTCCTCAAGCGCTTAGGCACTCCGC
This Musa acuminata AAA Group cultivar baxijiao chromosome BXJ1-2, Cavendish_Baxijiao_AAA, whole genome shotgun sequence DNA region includes the following protein-coding sequences:
- the LOC103969650 gene encoding uncharacterized protein LOC103969650, with protein sequence MATSDDTSSPAGRLGVQSIEQPQSLAASCFGHSSVPFSAGAMQAGVGGRVSRPPRRRTRASRRAPVILLNTDAANFRAMVQHFTGLSSEPYSPANQPGGRSAIKLGPSFHDAVLETMTAYSEKRFQPQWQQQRYPEAMFSLHSNRNSGSDALPQALRHSAMNREMADGLLFAGISSQMTIRPTSLNTRVDGYFS